A single genomic interval of Rhizophagus irregularis chromosome 15, complete sequence harbors:
- a CDS encoding uncharacterized protein (SECRETED:cutsite_VTA-FN; SECRETED:prob_0.7871); SECRETED:SignalP(1-21), which yields MVAIKLIFVFLVITTTALVTAFNPQLMLKLVNDERKKVGASPLTLDSKLTSAAQKHTDFMVKTDTLTHDDDAGSLGERIKAEGYNFSNAGENIAEGFGTNDEARVMKAWMGSSGHKANILNKAFTNLGVGFGGGKYWTQVFGKPLNSRKSKRFARKRLVRE from the exons ATGGTTGcgatcaaattaatttttgttttcctTGTTATAACTACTACGGCATTGGTTACTGCCTTCAATCCACAACTTATGCTTAAATTGGTTAACGATGAACGTAAAAAAGTTGGAGCTTCACCACTCACTTTAGACAG cAAATTGACGTCAGCAGCTCAAAAGCATACTGATTTCATGGTTAAAACTGATACGCTTACCCACGATGACGATGCTGGTTCGTTAGGTGAACGTATTAAAGCAGAAGGTTATAACTTCAGTAATGCCGGAGAAAATATCGCTGAAGGATTTGGTACGAATGATGAAGCACGTGTCATGAAAGC TTGGATGGGATCTAGCGGTCATAAAGCAAATATTCTTAACAAAGCGTTCACTAATTTAGGAGTCGGATTTGGCGGTGGAAAATATTGGACTCAAGTTTTCGGTAAACCGTTAAATAGCAGAAAAAGTAAACGTTTTGCTCGTAAAAGATTAGTTAGAGAATAA
- a CDS encoding uncharacterized protein (SECRETED:cutsite_SYA-AP; SECRETED:prob_0.9179); SECRETED:SignalP(1-26) yields MSMKLNLFLILLIVALIAFVATSSYAAPLDIEKQNDMKNNKDNRNNNNMRNNNKNNRNNDDTGDNNGDNNSNNDNMNNDNRNNDNRNNDDKNNDDRNNDDKNNDDMNNDDKNNDNRNNDNRNNDDRNNDDKNNDDRNNDDKNNDDMNNDDKNNDNRNNDDRNNDDKNNDNRNNDDKNNDNNDNNNNNDNNNNDDNNNDDNNNNDGKDNNNNNDDNNNNNDGKDNNKNNNNICKNSKLDKGDGTQNPDGYCVETVMGEIPSVDNMISTLIIKPADGSTIEAKKKFRIDTITDNLISGFFSDPVKEYYVKPQQLKNGKILGHSHIIVQKLDDNRRKPLNPKVFAFFKGLDQPAKNGILGVDINDGLPAGDYRICTIVSSFTHQPVIMPIAQRGAQDDCIRIKVRN; encoded by the coding sequence atgaGCATGAAACTCAATCTATTCCTTATTCTTCTTATCGTTGCTTTAATTGCTTTTGTAGCAACTTCATCTTATGCTGCTCCATTAGACattgaaaaacaaaatgatATGAAAAACAACAAAGACAACAGAAACAACAATAATATGAGAAATAACAACAAAAATAACAGAAATAACGATGATACCGGTGATAATAACGGTGATAATAACAGTAATAACGATAATATGAATAACGATAATAGGAATAACGATAATAGGAATAACGATGATAAGAATAACGATGATAGGAATAACGATGATAAGAATAACGATGATATGAATAACGATGATAAGAATAACGATAATAGGAATAACGATAATAGGAATAACGATGATAGGAATAACGATGATAAGAATAACGATGATAGGAATAACGATGATAAGAATAACGATGATATGAATAACGATGATAAGAATAACGATAATAGGAATAACGATGATAGGAATAACGATGATAAGAATAACGATAATAGGAATAACGATGATAAGAATAacgataataatgataataacaataataacgataataataataacgatgataataataacgatgataacaataataacgATGGGAAggataataacaataataacgatgataataacaataataacgaTGGGAaggataataataagaataataacaatatttgtaaaaattcaaAGTTGGATAAAGGAGATGGTACTCAAAATCCTGATGGATATTGTGTTGAAACTGTTATGGGAGAAATTCCAAGTGTTGATAATATGATTTcaactttaataattaaaccGGCCGATGGATCTACTATAGAAGCGAAAAAGAAATTTCGCATTGATACTATTactgataatttaatttcaggatttttttctgatcCGGTTAAAGAATATTACGTGAAACctcaacaattaaaaaatggaaaaattctTGGTCATTCTCATATAATTGttcaaaaattggatgatAACAGAAGAAAACCTTTAAATCCCAAAGTATTCGCTTTCTTTAAAGGATTAGATCAACCTGCTAAAAATGGTATACTCGGTGTTGATATTAATGATGGATTACCTGCCGGTGATTATAGAATTTGTACTATCGTTTCTTCTTTTACCCATCAACCAGTTATAATGCCGATCGCTCAGAGAGGTGCTCAAGACGATTGTATAAGAATAAAAGTTaggaattaa